The proteins below are encoded in one region of Cololabis saira isolate AMF1-May2022 chromosome 13, fColSai1.1, whole genome shotgun sequence:
- the LOC133458312 gene encoding FYN-binding protein 1 isoform X2 → MDQQEDAMDFKSLRAKFQEEDLFMKQPRTRPVLPEKPKVVPPPQSPTHYLPAGARPSLLTSINHTLDGKNMYAPRVVFKEDTKESKQPLIQNNSKGKEKNEAKPKGGKDKPAKASKEKLKDNGPAQKEKKENGKDKKRQQKGATVDLVAASPPPKAPTQKKKGIFGFRKSTKPDPVVIPSDPILDAPSPDDPGPTPLIPLMPSNVGDTPDISEPRANQAEVLQRKAILPNITLPDPTAVEEAAPPSPIPEPPDFSPPPAVIPDIPVPIVPTPQIETPAEIEACWNPGNPDFPVSRPDSRNGNAPNPPRSSPTPPTSSAIPDPPPVASAPSPSPPEPEVAEADIEAVIAAAVEKPPSPPMDPPSGVTSSGAERPISALSALERAEDMMPGKRTPPGDQRILDALEKARKKSASPLSNPTRSYSITPPPLEDLSPPQSPTQDLPYLPPVDYEAGNAPPLKPAPVNGAEHRPGSPVLEPTTEEGDEAVPELLVVPPPSRAQPDLECTPDAPEKPDRPPSADLREFLPPTLSEVIPVPPGFSEEFDDVASDAYCSELPVSEWGSEEYGGTHTPDEQDGADFYINDVTHPGADIHSEPAYETEYREDLFPEPSPSVPEDPPPAEESKPENHNSVGEVAENMHNDVGKSPSKKKGKSENGKKRKGTPKNPYAAAETPQETTQEKTKTGRFGRSEKKAAAEGPDEKELKKKEKQRLEKEKKELKERQEREKKEQKEREKKENEMKKKFKITGQDDAMYQAKVTVTTKGRKNDLPVNSGDIISIIRTTNCPKGKWLARDGSNTYGYVAVDHVELDIKEMLELGKKAGRRSTNTLPEAEVTSTGSRNSNQFPQSTESFSDDSEEWTCDDDEPLSPSEAADSLPPMGHARTLSMPDMGNKDLPVNHQHSHSDLTDDNPHIQARYEALQKLATFFHSPQPLDAAVSPEPETSSTADPEPGTEGGVDLAPEDCSALETDFDPAALILPPPDLYADVTLD, encoded by the exons ATGGATCAG CAGGAGGACGCGATGGACTTTAAGAGCCTGAGGGCCAAGTTCCAGGAGGAAGATCTCTTCATGAAGCAACCCAGGACCAGACCTGTTCTCCCAGAGAAACCAAAGGTGGTGCCTCCCCCCCAGAGCCCCACGCACTACCTCCCTGCAGGAGCGCGCCCCTCCCTGCTCACCTCCATCAACCACACCCTGGACGGGAAGAACATGTATGCCCCCAGAGTGGTCTTCAAGGAGGACACAAAGGAGAGCAAACAACCTCTCATCCAGAATAACTCAAAGGGAAAAGAGAAGAACGAAGCCAAGCCGAAGGGAGGGAAAGACAAGCCTGCAAAAGCAAGCAAGGAGAAGCTCAAGGACAATGGACCCGCTcagaaggagaagaaggagaatgGGAAGGACAAAAAACGTCAGCAGAAGGGGGCTACGGTAGACCTGGTGGCCGCCAGTCCTCCTCCCAAAGCCCCAACACAAAAGAAGAAGGGAATATTTGGCTTCAGAAAGTCTACAAAACCAGATCCAGTGGTGATCCCATCGGATCCAATCCTAGACGCCCCGAGCCCGGATGATCCAGGACCAACTCCACTCATACCACTGATGCCATCTAATGTTGGAGACACGCCAGACATCTCAGAACCAAGAGCAAACCAGGCTGAGGTCTTACAACGGAAAGCCATCCTACCAAACATTACCTTACCTGACCCCACTGCTGTGGAGGAAGCGGCCCCGCCCTCCCCTATCCCAGAACCTCCTGACTTCTCCCCACCTCCTGCCGTCATTCCTGACATTCCAGTTCCCATAGTCCCAACGCCCCAGATCGAAACCCCAGCGGAGATAGAGGCATGTTGGAACCCAGGAAATCCTGATTTCCCTGTTTCCAGACCAGACAGCAGAAATGGAAATGCTCCCAACCCCCCCAGATCTTCGCCAACCCCTCCGACCAGTTCTGCCATCCCAGATCCTCCCCCGGTGGCGTCTGCTCCGTCCCCATCCCCTCCTGAGCCTGAGGTAGCTGAGGCCGACATCGAGGCTGTGATTGCAGCTGCTGTGGAGAAGCCCCCCTCTCCACCCATGGACCCTCCGTCTGGGGTCACATCGTCCGGAGCCGAGCGTCCGATCTCGGCGCTGTCTGCCTTGGAGAGGGCCGAGGACATGATGCCGGGAAAACGGACACCTCCTGGGGACCAAAGGATCTTAGATGCCCTGGAGAAGGCACGCAAGAAGAGCGCCAG CCCCTTGTCCAACCCCACCCGATCCTActccatcaccccccctccACTTGAAGACCTCTCCCCCCCTCAGAGCCCCACCCAGGATCTCCCATATCTCCCACCTGTAGATTACGAAGCAGGCAACGCCCCCCCACTGAAACCAGCACCAGTTAACGGCGCCGAGCACC GACCAGGCTCTCCAGTGCTGGAGCCCACCACTGAGGAGGGGGACGAGGCTGTCCCCGAGCTGCTGGTGGTACCTCCACCCAGCCGGGCCCAACCAGACCTGGAGTGTACGCCTGACGCTCCAGAGAAACCCGACAGACCTCCCTCCGCCGACCTGAGGGAGTTCCTTCCCCCTACTCTCTCTGAAG TGATCCCCGTTCCACCCGGCTTTTCAGAGGAGTTTGATGACGTGGCCTCAGACGCTTACTGCTCGGAGCTGCCGGTGTCAGAGTGGGGGAGTGAGGAGTACGGCGGCACACACACTCCGGACGAGCAGGACGGGGCCGACTTTTACATTAACGACGTGACTCATCCAGGAGCCGACATCCACTCGGAGCCAGCATATGAGACAGAATACCGAGAGGATCTGTTCCCAGAGCCTTCCCCCTCTGTCCCTGAGGACCCACCACCAGCAGAGGA GTCCAAACCAGAGAACCACAACAGTGTCGGTGAAGTTGCAGAAAATATGCACAACGATGTCGGCAAATCTCCCAGCAAGAAGAAGGGAAAGAGCGAAAATGGCAAGAAGCGCAAAGGAACACCAAAGA ATCCATATGCTGCTGCTGAGACTCCACAGGAAACG ACTCAAGAGAAAACCAAGACGGGCAGGTTTGGCAG GAGTGAGAAGAAAGCGGCGGCGGAGGGGCCGGATGAGAAGGAgctgaagaagaaagagaagcagcggctggaaaaggagaagaaggagctgaaggaGAGACAGGAGCGAGAGAAGAAAGAGCAGAAGgagagggaaaagaaggaaaacgAGATGAAGAAGAAATTTAAA ATCACGGGACAGGACGACGCCATGTACCAGGCAAAAGTAACCGTGACAACAAAAGGACGCAAGAACGATTTGCCCGTCAACAGCGGAgacatcatcagcatcatccgAACAACCAACTGCCCCAAAGGGAAGTGGCTGGCCAGGGACGGCAGCAACACCT ATGGATACGTCGCCGTGGACCACGTGGAACTGGACATCAAGGAGATGCTGGAGCTGGGAAAGAAGGCTGGACGCAGGAGCACCAACACCCTCCCCGAGGCCGAGGTCACCAGCACGGGCAGCAG GAATTCCAACCAATTCCCACAATCAACGGAAAGCT TCTCAGATGACAGCGAGGAGTGGACCTGTGACGACGACGAGCCTCTGTCTCCCTCTGAAGCCGCAGACTCGCTCCCTCCAAT GGGCCACGCAAGAACCCTCTCCATGCCTGATATGG GAAACAAAGACCTTCCCGTTAACCATCAGCACAGTCACAGTGACCTGACCGATGATAACCCCCACATCCA AGCAAGATACGAGGCTCTCCAGAAGTTGGCGACATTTTTCCACTCACCTCAACCTCTGGACGCAGCTGTCAG CCCTGAACCAGAGACGA GTTCCACTGCTGATCCAGAACCAGGGACGGAAGGAGGAGTCGATCTTGC cccAGAGGATTGTTCAGCACTGGAAACAGACTTTGATCCCGCTGCTCTCATTTTACCTCCCCCTGACCTCTACGCCGACGTGACTCTGGACTGA
- the LOC133458312 gene encoding FYN-binding protein 1 isoform X1, which produces MDQQEDAMDFKSLRAKFQEEDLFMKQPRTRPVLPEKPKVVPPPQSPTHYLPAGARPSLLTSINHTLDGKNMYAPRVVFKEDTKESKQPLIQNNSKGKEKNEAKPKGGKDKPAKASKEKLKDNGPAQKEKKENGKDKKRQQKGATVDLVAASPPPKAPTQKKKGIFGFRKSTKPDPVVIPSDPILDAPSPDDPGPTPLIPLMPSNVGDTPDISEPRANQAEVLQRKAILPNITLPDPTAVEEAAPPSPIPEPPDFSPPPAVIPDIPVPIVPTPQIETPAEIEACWNPGNPDFPVSRPDSRNGNAPNPPRSSPTPPTSSAIPDPPPVASAPSPSPPEPEVAEADIEAVIAAAVEKPPSPPMDPPSGVTSSGAERPISALSALERAEDMMPGKRTPPGDQRILDALEKARKKSASPLSNPTRSYSITPPPLEDLSPPQSPTQDLPYLPPVDYEAGNAPPLKPAPVNGAEHRPGSPVLEPTTEEGDEAVPELLVVPPPSRAQPDLECTPDAPEKPDRPPSADLREFLPPTLSEVIPVPPGFSEEFDDVASDAYCSELPVSEWGSEEYGGTHTPDEQDGADFYINDVTHPGADIHSEPAYETEYREDLFPEPSPSVPEDPPPAEESKPENHNSVGEVAENMHNDVGKSPSKKKGKSENGKKRKGTPKNPYAAAETPQETTQEKTKTGRFGRSEKKAAAEGPDEKELKKKEKQRLEKEKKELKERQEREKKEQKEREKKENEMKKKFKITGQDDAMYQAKVTVTTKGRKNDLPVNSGDIISIIRTTNCPKGKWLARDGSNTYGYVAVDHVELDIKEMLELGKKAGRRSTNTLPEAEVTSTGSRNSNQFPQSTESFSDDSEEWTCDDDEPLSPSEAADSLPPMGHARTLSMPDMGNKDLPVNHQHSHSDLTDDNPHIQARYEALQKLATFFHSPQPLDAAVSSPEPETSSTADPEPGTEGGVDLAPEDCSALETDFDPAALILPPPDLYADVTLD; this is translated from the exons ATGGATCAG CAGGAGGACGCGATGGACTTTAAGAGCCTGAGGGCCAAGTTCCAGGAGGAAGATCTCTTCATGAAGCAACCCAGGACCAGACCTGTTCTCCCAGAGAAACCAAAGGTGGTGCCTCCCCCCCAGAGCCCCACGCACTACCTCCCTGCAGGAGCGCGCCCCTCCCTGCTCACCTCCATCAACCACACCCTGGACGGGAAGAACATGTATGCCCCCAGAGTGGTCTTCAAGGAGGACACAAAGGAGAGCAAACAACCTCTCATCCAGAATAACTCAAAGGGAAAAGAGAAGAACGAAGCCAAGCCGAAGGGAGGGAAAGACAAGCCTGCAAAAGCAAGCAAGGAGAAGCTCAAGGACAATGGACCCGCTcagaaggagaagaaggagaatgGGAAGGACAAAAAACGTCAGCAGAAGGGGGCTACGGTAGACCTGGTGGCCGCCAGTCCTCCTCCCAAAGCCCCAACACAAAAGAAGAAGGGAATATTTGGCTTCAGAAAGTCTACAAAACCAGATCCAGTGGTGATCCCATCGGATCCAATCCTAGACGCCCCGAGCCCGGATGATCCAGGACCAACTCCACTCATACCACTGATGCCATCTAATGTTGGAGACACGCCAGACATCTCAGAACCAAGAGCAAACCAGGCTGAGGTCTTACAACGGAAAGCCATCCTACCAAACATTACCTTACCTGACCCCACTGCTGTGGAGGAAGCGGCCCCGCCCTCCCCTATCCCAGAACCTCCTGACTTCTCCCCACCTCCTGCCGTCATTCCTGACATTCCAGTTCCCATAGTCCCAACGCCCCAGATCGAAACCCCAGCGGAGATAGAGGCATGTTGGAACCCAGGAAATCCTGATTTCCCTGTTTCCAGACCAGACAGCAGAAATGGAAATGCTCCCAACCCCCCCAGATCTTCGCCAACCCCTCCGACCAGTTCTGCCATCCCAGATCCTCCCCCGGTGGCGTCTGCTCCGTCCCCATCCCCTCCTGAGCCTGAGGTAGCTGAGGCCGACATCGAGGCTGTGATTGCAGCTGCTGTGGAGAAGCCCCCCTCTCCACCCATGGACCCTCCGTCTGGGGTCACATCGTCCGGAGCCGAGCGTCCGATCTCGGCGCTGTCTGCCTTGGAGAGGGCCGAGGACATGATGCCGGGAAAACGGACACCTCCTGGGGACCAAAGGATCTTAGATGCCCTGGAGAAGGCACGCAAGAAGAGCGCCAG CCCCTTGTCCAACCCCACCCGATCCTActccatcaccccccctccACTTGAAGACCTCTCCCCCCCTCAGAGCCCCACCCAGGATCTCCCATATCTCCCACCTGTAGATTACGAAGCAGGCAACGCCCCCCCACTGAAACCAGCACCAGTTAACGGCGCCGAGCACC GACCAGGCTCTCCAGTGCTGGAGCCCACCACTGAGGAGGGGGACGAGGCTGTCCCCGAGCTGCTGGTGGTACCTCCACCCAGCCGGGCCCAACCAGACCTGGAGTGTACGCCTGACGCTCCAGAGAAACCCGACAGACCTCCCTCCGCCGACCTGAGGGAGTTCCTTCCCCCTACTCTCTCTGAAG TGATCCCCGTTCCACCCGGCTTTTCAGAGGAGTTTGATGACGTGGCCTCAGACGCTTACTGCTCGGAGCTGCCGGTGTCAGAGTGGGGGAGTGAGGAGTACGGCGGCACACACACTCCGGACGAGCAGGACGGGGCCGACTTTTACATTAACGACGTGACTCATCCAGGAGCCGACATCCACTCGGAGCCAGCATATGAGACAGAATACCGAGAGGATCTGTTCCCAGAGCCTTCCCCCTCTGTCCCTGAGGACCCACCACCAGCAGAGGA GTCCAAACCAGAGAACCACAACAGTGTCGGTGAAGTTGCAGAAAATATGCACAACGATGTCGGCAAATCTCCCAGCAAGAAGAAGGGAAAGAGCGAAAATGGCAAGAAGCGCAAAGGAACACCAAAGA ATCCATATGCTGCTGCTGAGACTCCACAGGAAACG ACTCAAGAGAAAACCAAGACGGGCAGGTTTGGCAG GAGTGAGAAGAAAGCGGCGGCGGAGGGGCCGGATGAGAAGGAgctgaagaagaaagagaagcagcggctggaaaaggagaagaaggagctgaaggaGAGACAGGAGCGAGAGAAGAAAGAGCAGAAGgagagggaaaagaaggaaaacgAGATGAAGAAGAAATTTAAA ATCACGGGACAGGACGACGCCATGTACCAGGCAAAAGTAACCGTGACAACAAAAGGACGCAAGAACGATTTGCCCGTCAACAGCGGAgacatcatcagcatcatccgAACAACCAACTGCCCCAAAGGGAAGTGGCTGGCCAGGGACGGCAGCAACACCT ATGGATACGTCGCCGTGGACCACGTGGAACTGGACATCAAGGAGATGCTGGAGCTGGGAAAGAAGGCTGGACGCAGGAGCACCAACACCCTCCCCGAGGCCGAGGTCACCAGCACGGGCAGCAG GAATTCCAACCAATTCCCACAATCAACGGAAAGCT TCTCAGATGACAGCGAGGAGTGGACCTGTGACGACGACGAGCCTCTGTCTCCCTCTGAAGCCGCAGACTCGCTCCCTCCAAT GGGCCACGCAAGAACCCTCTCCATGCCTGATATGG GAAACAAAGACCTTCCCGTTAACCATCAGCACAGTCACAGTGACCTGACCGATGATAACCCCCACATCCA AGCAAGATACGAGGCTCTCCAGAAGTTGGCGACATTTTTCCACTCACCTCAACCTCTGGACGCAGCTGTCAG CAGCCCTGAACCAGAGACGA GTTCCACTGCTGATCCAGAACCAGGGACGGAAGGAGGAGTCGATCTTGC cccAGAGGATTGTTCAGCACTGGAAACAGACTTTGATCCCGCTGCTCTCATTTTACCTCCCCCTGACCTCTACGCCGACGTGACTCTGGACTGA
- the prkaa2 gene encoding 5'-AMP-activated protein kinase catalytic subunit alpha-2, whose amino-acid sequence MAERQQQKHEGRVKIGHYVLGDTLGVGTFGKVKIGEHQLTGHKVAVKILNRQKIRSLDVVGKIKREIQNLKLFRHPHIIKLYQVISTPTDFFMVMEYVSGGELFDYICKNGRVEDTEARRLFQQIISAVDYCHRHMVVHRDLKPENVLLDANKNAKIADFGLSNMMSDGEFLRTSCGSPNYAAPEVISGRLYAGPEVDIWSCGVILYALLCGTLPFDDEHVPTLFKKIRGGVFYIPEYLTRSVASLLMLMLQVDPLKRATIKDIREHEWFKQELPGYLFPEDPSYDATVLDEEAVREVCDKFECTESEAVSSLYSGDPQDQLAVAYHLIIDNRRIMTQASEFYLASSPPQGSFMEDGMPLPPGVKPHPERMPPLLADSPKSRCPLDALNTTRPKQLAVKKAKWHLGIRSQSRPYDIMAEVYRAMKQLSFDWKVVNPYHLRVRRKNPVTGNLVKMSLQLYQVDNRSYLLDFRSIDDDIIEAVGFKSGSSTPQRSGSTAGLLRPRLSIDSASAAFDLPMLSSSLPGSLSGSSPMLTLRQGSHTMDFFEMCASLITTLAR is encoded by the exons ATGGCAGagcggcagcagcagaagcaCGAAGGCAGGGTGAAGATTGGCCATTACGTCCTCGGAGACACGCTCGGAGTCGGGACTTTCGGGAAAGTGAAGA TCGGGGAGCATCAGCTGACAGGCCATAAAGTGGCTGTGAAGATCCTGAACAGACAGAAGATCCGTAGTCTTGATGTCGTGGGGAAGATCAAGCGAGAGATTCAGAATCTCAAACTGTTCAGACACCCCCACATCATAAAGCT CTACCAGGTAATAAGTACACCAACAGATTTCTTCATGGTCATGGAGTACGTGTCAGGAGGGGAGCTGTTTGACTACATCTGCAAAAACGGACGG GTGGAGGACACAGAAGCGCGCCGTCTTTTCCAGCAGATCATCTCAGCTGTGGACTACTGTCACAGGCACATGGTGGTGCACAGAGACCTTAAGCCTGAAAACGTCTTGCTTGATGCCAACAAGAACGCCAAGATTGCTGATTTTG GACTGTCAAACATGATGTCAGATGGGGAGTTCCTGCGGACGAGCTGTGGCTCACCCAACTATGCAGCTCCAGAAGTCATCTcaggaag GCTGTATGCAGGCCCAGAGGTCGACATCTGGAGCTGTGGGGTGATCTTGTACGCCCTCCTGTGTGGCACTCTGCCTTTTGATGATGAGCATGTTCCTACGCTGTTTAAGAAGATCAGAGGAGGTGTCTTCTACATCCCAGAGTACCTGACCCGCTCCGTGGCCTCGCTGCTAATGCTCATGCTGCAGGTGGATCCGCTTAAGAGAGCCACTATCAAAGACATCAG GGAACATGAGTGGTTTAAGCAGGAGCTGCCAGGCTACCTGTTCCCAGAAGACCCGTCATATGATGCCACTGTTCTGGATGAGGAGGCTGTCAGAGAAGTGTGTGACAAGTTTGAATGCACTGAGTCTGAAGCCGTGTCCAGCCTCTACAGCGGTGATCCACAG GATCAGTTAGCAGTAGCCTACCACCTCATCATAGATAACCGGCGCATCATGACCCAGGCCAGTGAATTCTACCTGGCCTCCAGTCCTCCACAGGGCTCTTTCATGGAGGACGGTATGCCGCTGCCCCCCGGGGTGAAACCCCATCCAGAAAGGATGCCTCCACTCCTGGCCGACAGCCCCAAGTCTCGTTGTCCTCTTGACGCTCTCAACACCACCCGGCCCAAACAACTGGCAGTGAAGAAAGCCAAGTGGCACCTGGGCATCCGGAGTCAGAGCAGACCCTACGATATCATGGCTGAGGTGTACAGAGCCATGAAACAGCTCAGTTTTGACTGGAAG GTGGTGAACCCGTACCACCTGCGGGTGCGGAGGAAGAATCCAGTGACGGGAAACTTGGTGAAGATGAGCCTGCAGCTCTATCAAGTGGACAACAGATCCTATCTCCTCGACTTCAGGAGCATCGATG ATGACATCATCGAGGCAGTTGGCTTTAAATCGGGGTCGTCCACCCCTCAGAGGTCGGGATCGACAGCCGGTCTCCTCCGGCCCAGGCTGAGTATCGACTCTGCGAGCGCAGCGTTTGACCTGCCCATGCTCAGCTCCTCTCTCCCGGGATCCCTGTCTGGTAGCTCTCCAATGCTCACCCTGCGCCAGGGATCACACACCATGGACTTCTTTGAGATGTGTGCCAGTCTGATCACTACACTAGCACGCTGA